A single Calypte anna isolate BGI_N300 chromosome 24, bCalAnn1_v1.p, whole genome shotgun sequence DNA region contains:
- the TBCEL gene encoding tubulin-specific chaperone cofactor E-like protein, whose amino-acid sequence MDQPSGRSFMQVLCEKYSPENFPYRRGPGMGVHVPATPQGSPMKDRLNLPSVLVLNSCGITCAGDENEIAAFCAHVSELDLSDNKLEDWHEVSKIVSNVPHLEFLNLSSNPLSLSVLERRCAGSFAGVRKLVLNNSKTSWETVHTILQELPDLEELFLCLNDYETVSCSPVCCQSLKLLHITDNNLQDWTEIRKLGIMFPSLDTLILANNNLTTIEESEDSLARLFPNLRSINLHKSGLHCWEDIDKLNSFPKLEEVKLLGIPLLQSYTTEERRKLLIARLPSIIKLNGSIVADGEREDSERFFIRYYMEFPEEAVPFRYHELVTKYGKLEPLAVVDLRPQSSAKVEVHFQDKVEEMSIRLDQTVAELKKHLKTVVQLSTSNMLLFYLDQEAPFGPEEMKYSSRALHSFGIRDGDKIYVEPRMK is encoded by the exons ATGGACCAGCCCAGTGGAAGGAGTTTCATGCAAGTTCTTTGTGAGAAATACAGCCCTGAGAACTTCCCATATCGTCGTGGACCTGGGATGGGGGTGCATGTCCCAGCAACTCCCCAGGGATCACCCATGAAAG ATCGCCTCAACCTCCCGAGCGTGCTGGTGCTCAACAGCTGTGGCATCACCTGTGCAGGGGATGAGAATGAAATTGCTGCCTTCTGTGCTCATGTGTCTGAGCTAGATCTTTCTGACAATAAACTGGAGGACTGGCATGAG GTCAGTAAAATTGTGTCCAACGTTCCCCACTTGGAGTTTCTAAACTTGAGTTCCAACCCTCTCAGTTTGTCCGTTTTAGAGAGAAGGTGTGCTGGCTCTTTCGCTGGGGTTCGTAAACTTGTGctcaacaacagcaaaacttcCTGGGAAACAGTCCACACAATCCTTCAGGAATTACCAGA CTTGGAGGAGCTCTTCCTGTGCCTTAACGACTACGAAACAGTGTCTTGTTCTCCAGTTTGCTGTCAGTCTCTCAAATTACTCCACATAACTGACAATAACCTTCAAGACTGGACTGAAATCCGAAAATTGGGAATTATGTTTCCATCCCTGGACACACTTATTCTGGCTAACAACAACCTCACAACCATTGAAGAATCAGAAGATTCCTTAGCAAGGCTCTTCCCCAACCTACGATCCATCAATTTGCACAAGTCAG GTCTGCATTGCTGGGAAGACATTGACAAGTTAAACTCTTTTCCCAAGCTTGAGGAAGTGAAGTTGCTGGGAATCCCTTTGCTGCAGTCCTACACCACTGAGGAGCGCAGGAAGCTGCTAATAGCCAG GTTGCCATCTATCATCAAGCTCAACGGGAGCATTGTTGCTGATGGGGAGAGAGAGGACTCGGAGCGATTCTTCATCCGCTATTACATGGAGTTCCCAGAGGAGGCAGTCCCATTCAG gtACCATGAGCTGGTGACAAAGTATGGGAAGCTGGAGCCCTTGGCAGTCGTGGATCTTCGGCCGCAGAGCAGCGCGAAGGTGGAGGTGCATTTCCAGGATAAGGTGGAAGAGATGTCAATCCGTCTGGATCAGACTGTGGCAGAGTtgaagaagcatttaaaaactgtgGTGCAGTTGTCAACAAGCAACATGCTGCTCTTCTACTTGGACCAGGAGGCTCCTTTTGGTCCCGAGGAGATGAAATACAGCTCGCGGGCGCTGCATTCTTTCGGCATTCGAGATGGGGATAAAATTTATGTGGAGCCCAGAATGAAATAA